Proteins from a single region of Rhodospirillales bacterium:
- a CDS encoding YggS family pyridoxal phosphate-dependent enzyme: MGQVAENLEIINDRIAKAAREAGRSPDDVQLVAVSKVQPEVRIDEALAAGQRVFGENRVQEAQARWQGRRAVTPDLKLHLIGPLQTNKVKTAVALFDVIETVDREKLAQALAKEMAKQEDMNKKNLPCFIQVNTGEEEQKAGIVPADLENFYRFCVEVCGLNIVGLMCIPPVDEPAALHFALLKKYADSLGLSQLSMGMSVDFEKAIALGATYVRVGTGVFGERSVR; encoded by the coding sequence ATGGGGCAGGTTGCTGAAAATCTTGAAATTATCAATGACCGGATCGCGAAAGCGGCGCGCGAAGCCGGGCGCTCGCCGGATGATGTGCAGTTGGTGGCGGTGAGCAAGGTGCAGCCTGAGGTGCGTATCGATGAGGCTTTGGCGGCTGGCCAGCGCGTTTTTGGGGAGAACCGGGTGCAGGAAGCGCAGGCGCGTTGGCAGGGGCGGCGGGCGGTTACTCCGGATTTGAAGCTGCATTTAATCGGACCGTTGCAGACCAATAAAGTCAAGACGGCTGTGGCACTGTTTGATGTGATTGAAACGGTTGACCGGGAAAAGCTGGCGCAAGCGCTGGCTAAAGAGATGGCCAAGCAGGAGGATATGAATAAGAAAAATCTGCCCTGTTTTATTCAGGTCAATACAGGCGAGGAAGAGCAAAAGGCCGGGATTGTTCCGGCGGATTTGGAGAATTTTTACCGATTTTGCGTTGAGGTGTGCGGGCTCAATATTGTGGGGCTCATGTGCATTCCCCCTGTTGATGAGCCTGCGGCGCTGCATTTTGCTTTGCTTAAGAAATATGCCGATTCGCTGGGGCTTTCTCAGCTCAGTATGGGGATGAGCGTGGATTTTGAAAAGGCAATTGCGTTGGGCGCAACATATGTGCGCGTTGGAACGGGCGTGTTTGGGGAGCGTTCTGTGCGTTAG
- the hslU gene encoding ATP-dependent protease ATPase subunit HslU: MALKSEKTDAIEIPAFSPREIVSELDRFIIGQSDAKKAVAIALRNRWRRRQLEPALQEEVYPKNILMIGPTGVGKTEIARRLAKLAQAPFVKVEATKFTEVGYVGKDVEQIIRDLVENAIHMTRDSLRKTVQAQAEIYAEERVLDALVGPTAGEGTRNSFRDKLRNGELDEREIEIEVIDNASPMGGMMDIPGMPGASMSMINMSDLFGKAFERTKKKKMRVDESHEILMREESDKLLDEDKITAQAIELAEQNGIVFLDEIDKIAARQDVHGGDVSREGVQRDLLPLIEGTTVTTKYGPVKTDHILFISSGAFHYAKPSDLLAELQGRLPIRVELRALTQDDFKRILKDTEASLITQYVALIGTEKVTLEFEDEAINEISRLSFEVNENVENIGARRLHTVMEKLLEDISFTASDRGGETITITADYVRKTVEELVKSADLSKFIL; encoded by the coding sequence ATGGCTTTAAAATCTGAAAAAACAGACGCGATAGAAATCCCGGCCTTTTCCCCCCGCGAAATTGTCAGCGAGCTGGACCGCTTTATCATCGGCCAGAGTGATGCCAAAAAGGCCGTGGCGATCGCCCTGCGCAATCGCTGGCGCAGAAGACAGCTTGAGCCAGCCCTGCAGGAAGAAGTCTACCCAAAAAACATCCTGATGATCGGCCCGACCGGTGTCGGCAAAACCGAAATTGCACGGCGCCTCGCCAAGCTCGCCCAAGCCCCGTTCGTCAAGGTCGAAGCCACCAAATTCACCGAGGTCGGCTATGTCGGCAAGGACGTGGAGCAAATCATTCGCGATCTGGTTGAAAACGCCATCCACATGACCCGCGACTCGTTGCGCAAAACGGTTCAAGCCCAGGCCGAAATTTACGCCGAAGAGCGCGTCCTCGACGCCCTTGTCGGCCCAACTGCCGGGGAAGGCACTCGAAATTCCTTCCGCGACAAACTCCGCAATGGTGAACTCGATGAACGCGAAATCGAAATCGAAGTGATCGACAATGCTAGCCCCATGGGCGGCATGATGGATATCCCAGGCATGCCCGGCGCCTCGATGAGCATGATCAATATGTCCGACCTGTTTGGCAAAGCCTTCGAGCGCACGAAGAAAAAGAAAATGCGTGTCGATGAAAGCCACGAAATTTTGATGCGCGAAGAATCCGACAAACTCCTTGATGAAGACAAGATCACCGCGCAAGCCATCGAACTCGCTGAACAAAACGGCATTGTCTTCCTCGATGAAATCGACAAAATCGCTGCCCGTCAGGATGTCCACGGCGGTGACGTCAGCCGTGAAGGCGTCCAGCGCGATCTGCTCCCCTTAATAGAAGGCACCACCGTCACCACCAAATACGGCCCCGTCAAAACTGACCACATCCTGTTCATCTCCTCCGGCGCATTCCACTACGCCAAGCCTTCAGACCTCCTGGCCGAACTTCAAGGCCGCTTGCCGATCCGCGTTGAACTACGCGCCCTCACGCAAGACGATTTCAAACGCATCCTCAAAGACACCGAGGCCAGCTTGATAACACAATATGTCGCTCTGATCGGCACGGAAAAAGTTACGCTGGAATTCGAAGACGAAGCCATCAACGAAATTTCTCGCCTGTCATTTGAGGTCAATGAAAACGTCGAAAATATCGGCGCACGCCGCCTGCATACCGTCATGGAAAAGCTGCTCGAAGACATCAGCTTTACAGCCAGCGATCGCGGCGGCGAAACCATCACCATCACCGCCGACTATGTCCGCAAAACCGTCGAAGAACTTGTCAAATCTGCAGATCTCAGCAAGTTTATTCTTTAA
- a CDS encoding Smr/MutS family protein: MVEDDEEDLWDFVTRDVKPIARNKPLKVVVSHKKSAARRVVDSAGQRQVDELPDQISERDHAGVGLDRKTADRLRKGQIPLEGRLDLHGMNQVQAHKALEVFIMQAQREGRRCVLVITGKGAGEDGRRDPLSSGQGVLKRRVPQWLASGSLQGYVLKSVPAQARHGGDGALYVLLKRQR, from the coding sequence ATGGTTGAAGATGATGAAGAGGATTTGTGGGATTTCGTGACGCGCGATGTAAAGCCCATTGCGCGAAATAAGCCGCTTAAGGTTGTTGTTTCGCATAAAAAATCTGCGGCCAGGCGGGTGGTTGATTCTGCGGGGCAGCGTCAGGTGGATGAATTGCCGGATCAGATTTCGGAGCGCGATCATGCGGGGGTGGGGCTGGATCGTAAAACGGCCGATAGACTGCGCAAAGGTCAAATTCCGCTTGAGGGACGGCTGGATTTGCACGGGATGAATCAGGTGCAGGCTCATAAGGCTTTGGAAGTGTTTATTATGCAGGCGCAGCGTGAAGGCAGACGCTGCGTTTTGGTGATTACGGGGAAGGGGGCCGGTGAAGACGGGCGGCGCGATCCGCTTTCATCCGGGCAGGGGGTGTTAAAACGCCGTGTGCCGCAATGGTTGGCTAGCGGGTCTTTGCAAGGATACGTACTTAAAAGCGTACCTGCGCAGGCGCGGCATGGTGGCGATGGGGCGCTGTATGTTCTTTTGAAGCGTCAGCGGTGA
- a CDS encoding DUF3576 domain-containing protein, translated as MSALTLSACTTGEEEGGAIKTEAKYPTGMARGANENDIYSKPASIFGEGGLSFGGKRKDNNEDGASGIAVNSFLWRASLDTVSFMPLASADPFGGVILTDWYTPAETPDERFKLNVFILSRQLRSDGIQVRVFKQVKSKGSWQDVKPSTETARQLEDSILTRARQLRVAQLDSE; from the coding sequence ATGTCGGCACTCACCCTAAGTGCTTGCACCACAGGCGAAGAAGAAGGCGGCGCAATTAAAACCGAAGCCAAATATCCAACCGGTATGGCGCGCGGCGCCAATGAAAATGATATTTATTCAAAACCTGCCAGCATTTTTGGTGAAGGTGGATTGTCCTTTGGCGGTAAACGCAAAGATAATAATGAAGACGGCGCTTCCGGCATTGCCGTGAACAGCTTCCTCTGGCGTGCCTCACTGGATACCGTTTCCTTTATGCCGCTCGCAAGCGCCGATCCGTTTGGTGGCGTGATTCTAACCGACTGGTACACACCGGCTGAAACCCCGGATGAGCGCTTTAAACTCAACGTGTTTATTTTAAGCCGCCAGCTCCGCTCCGACGGTATTCAGGTCCGTGTCTTTAAACAGGTGAAATCAAAAGGCTCATGGCAGGACGTTAAGCCATCCACAGAAACCGCCCGCCAACTTGAAGATTCGATTCTGACCCGCGCCCGTCAATTGCGCGTCGCGCAGCTTGATAGTGAATAA
- a CDS encoding glycosyltransferase family 25 protein, whose product MPAQGGHDRNKMIPTFIISLSEETARREAIAAHLKDRGFNFEFFDAVDGRQMNVLNHPDYNAPRRRAAHGRDLKPGELGCFLSHRNFYRFMVKNDIDYALLLEDDARLHESTKATLEALIDKDIAFDIIRLLGSPKVAKGKHRKITPLYKDFHLVRLRTAPGGAHATLISRQGAEKLVRATEKFAFPIDTVLGRGWETGITAFSIQPGLAVQDLSFDSAIGEERHDKSVTPKGLKFKCTRLAFKISEALGKAWVYWSTRASDLAISKKFS is encoded by the coding sequence ATGCCCGCACAAGGCGGGCATGACAGAAATAAAATGATCCCGACCTTCATCATATCCCTGTCCGAAGAAACCGCGCGCCGAGAGGCAATCGCCGCGCACCTCAAGGATCGCGGATTCAATTTCGAATTTTTTGATGCCGTTGATGGCCGCCAAATGAATGTGCTGAACCACCCAGATTATAACGCTCCGCGCCGCCGCGCCGCCCATGGACGCGATCTCAAACCCGGCGAGCTGGGCTGTTTTCTCTCCCACCGCAATTTTTACCGCTTTATGGTCAAAAACGATATCGACTACGCGCTGCTCCTTGAAGATGACGCCCGCCTGCATGAAAGCACCAAGGCCACACTTGAAGCCCTCATAGATAAGGATATCGCTTTTGACATCATCCGCCTGCTCGGCAGCCCCAAAGTGGCAAAGGGCAAACACCGTAAAATCACCCCTCTATATAAAGACTTCCATCTTGTCCGCCTGCGCACTGCTCCAGGCGGCGCCCACGCCACGCTCATTTCCCGCCAAGGCGCTGAAAAACTGGTGCGTGCCACCGAAAAATTCGCCTTTCCGATTGATACAGTGCTCGGACGCGGCTGGGAAACCGGCATAACGGCTTTCTCGATCCAACCCGGCCTCGCCGTGCAGGATCTCTCCTTTGATTCCGCCATCGGCGAAGAGCGCCATGATAAAAGTGTCACACCCAAAGGCCTGAAATTCAAATGCACGCGCCTCGCCTTCAAAATCAGCGAAGCACTCGGCAAAGCCTGGGTCTATTGGTCAACCCGCGCATCAGACCTTGCGATCAGCAAAAAATTCAGCTAA
- a CDS encoding porin — MKKVLLSTAAIAGMAMIANPAAAQVKLELGGWFKGYGAYVDQDEDSAAANAREVGVIRHTEVHFGGETTLDNGLTVGAHIEAEADGAGGTGDSFDVEESYVYFSGGWGRVNFGAEDGAQYLLQVAAPSADSNVDGIRQFVQPVNYTSMGSAALAAAITADGLDYETNATGYSDKLTYLSPIMNGFQGGLSWTPDVSGTAVTSHDTGAPDLSGVLTDDVAESFGAAYEAALRYEGQFNNVGVIAGLGYTHIDIEDTTAGLLTGDASDDRTVWNAGIDLDIGPFGIGVSYSEDDYGETEVTGGGTRDDEETLVVGVDYTTGPFKLGASYMNQDGTQNIVGVTGNDGIETDRYTGGVVYTYGPGMTFRGSVSHVEHDNVAGLTSGDEVDATSVLLGTQINF, encoded by the coding sequence ATGAAAAAAGTACTTTTAAGCACAGCTGCTATTGCCGGTATGGCAATGATTGCTAATCCGGCTGCTGCTCAAGTTAAACTTGAGCTTGGTGGTTGGTTCAAAGGCTACGGTGCATACGTAGACCAAGACGAAGATTCCGCTGCGGCTAATGCTCGCGAAGTTGGCGTTATTCGTCACACGGAAGTTCACTTCGGTGGTGAAACAACTCTGGACAACGGTCTGACAGTTGGTGCGCATATCGAAGCGGAAGCTGATGGCGCTGGTGGGACAGGTGACTCTTTTGATGTTGAAGAGAGCTATGTTTACTTCTCAGGTGGCTGGGGCCGTGTGAATTTCGGTGCTGAAGATGGTGCGCAATACCTGTTGCAGGTTGCCGCTCCTTCTGCAGACTCTAACGTTGACGGTATCCGTCAGTTCGTTCAGCCTGTGAACTACACTTCAATGGGTTCAGCTGCATTGGCTGCTGCGATTACTGCAGATGGTCTTGACTATGAAACCAATGCAACCGGTTACTCAGATAAGCTGACTTACCTGTCTCCAATCATGAACGGTTTCCAGGGCGGTCTGTCTTGGACACCGGATGTGAGCGGTACAGCTGTAACATCTCATGATACTGGTGCACCTGATCTTTCAGGTGTTCTGACTGATGATGTTGCCGAAAGCTTTGGCGCTGCATACGAAGCTGCTCTTCGTTATGAAGGTCAGTTCAACAATGTTGGTGTGATTGCCGGTCTTGGTTACACGCACATTGACATTGAAGACACAACTGCTGGCTTGCTTACTGGCGATGCGTCTGATGACCGTACAGTATGGAACGCTGGTATCGATCTGGATATCGGTCCGTTCGGCATCGGTGTTTCTTACTCTGAAGATGACTACGGTGAGACTGAAGTTACTGGTGGTGGCACACGCGATGATGAAGAAACGCTCGTTGTTGGTGTTGACTACACAACCGGTCCTTTCAAGCTTGGCGCATCTTACATGAACCAGGACGGCACGCAGAATATTGTTGGTGTTACAGGTAATGATGGTATTGAAACCGATCGTTACACTGGCGGTGTCGTATACACATACGGCCCAGGCATGACATTCCGTGGCAGCGTATCACACGTTGAGCATGACAATGTTGCCGGTCTGACATCAGGCGACGAAGTAGACGCAACGAGCGTTCTGCTTGGTACACAAATCAACTTCTAA
- a CDS encoding AraC family transcriptional regulator, with amino-acid sequence MTWHYNTAAGILDYRTLEKPLIQTSRKYMSVTPLDDVTSWLKYRRVIAQPEQHDQSFSKMWFLFRITDFEKNKVYCRLGDKFIHVYSPSFFFIPAFMHAKWHFQPGIYEYEAYTSYADVHDELPARPIFFPYDRYQDIQSYSAVVNLLNGINGPEISLRRKQSYAAEKTKLFLDLYYTEDVGFDDIAKELKLPRSTMSRSFQKFYRITPIAYRNILRTWEAMRLIRNDISVTQAAMDAGFTSLTQYNQHFHHVFDAPPSSFS; translated from the coding sequence ATGACATGGCATTATAACACTGCGGCAGGCATACTCGACTACCGAACGCTGGAAAAGCCCCTTATCCAAACATCGCGCAAATATATGAGCGTGACGCCACTGGATGATGTCACGTCTTGGCTAAAATACCGGCGGGTGATCGCGCAGCCGGAGCAACATGACCAGTCTTTTTCCAAAATGTGGTTTTTGTTTCGGATCACGGACTTTGAGAAAAACAAAGTATATTGCCGGCTGGGCGACAAATTTATTCACGTCTATAGTCCCAGTTTTTTCTTTATTCCGGCATTTATGCATGCCAAGTGGCATTTTCAGCCGGGTATTTACGAGTATGAAGCCTATACATCCTACGCCGATGTACATGACGAACTGCCGGCTCGCCCGATTTTTTTCCCTTATGACCGTTATCAGGATATTCAAAGCTATAGCGCCGTAGTAAATCTTCTAAACGGCATTAACGGACCAGAGATATCGCTGCGGCGGAAGCAGTCCTATGCCGCAGAGAAAACCAAGTTGTTTTTAGATCTGTACTATACAGAAGATGTCGGCTTTGATGACATCGCCAAAGAGCTTAAACTGCCGCGTTCTACCATGAGCCGGTCATTTCAGAAATTCTACAGGATCACGCCCATTGCCTACCGCAATATTTTGCGAACATGGGAAGCTATGCGCTTGATCAGAAACGATATAAGCGTAACGCAAGCCGCTATGGATGCCGGTTTCACCAGCCTAACCCAATATAACCAGCATTTTCACCACGTTTTCGACGCCCCTCCCTCCTCTTTCTCATAA
- a CDS encoding peptidoglycan DD-metalloendopeptidase family protein gives MQKLLIICAILASTLSSAKAQNTPKFSFPLDCTLGTDCWIANYVDVDPTEGVKDFKCTAKTYDGHKGVDFALKSRVIMNKGVNVLAAADGTILRMRDSENDNPKTKQEYDAITAANKDCGNGVILDHGQGLQTFYCHLKNGSIKAAPGQKINAGETLGQVGQSGFAEFPHLHFTVIWEGSHIDPFTGMTKEDGCGKFKQSLWNKEIPYAPYALFNGGFAENVPDFKTLNETGTRPQEPTLTSKAFVFWISLYQMQKGDQITLKVLDPDGKTFIHREITQDTNRARQHYYTGRKLKDHSLKPGTYTATATLKTEGYETYTQDFKTTIK, from the coding sequence ATGCAAAAACTCCTCATAATATGCGCCATTCTGGCTTCGACCTTAAGCTCCGCAAAAGCGCAAAATACACCCAAATTTAGCTTCCCGCTCGACTGCACACTGGGCACAGATTGCTGGATCGCTAACTATGTTGACGTTGACCCGACCGAAGGTGTCAAAGATTTTAAATGCACCGCTAAAACTTACGATGGTCATAAAGGCGTCGATTTCGCACTCAAATCCCGCGTTATAATGAACAAGGGCGTCAATGTTCTCGCCGCCGCCGATGGCACCATCCTACGCATGCGTGATAGTGAAAATGATAACCCCAAAACAAAGCAGGAATACGATGCCATCACCGCCGCCAATAAAGATTGCGGCAATGGCGTCATTCTCGACCATGGCCAAGGTCTGCAAACCTTCTATTGTCACCTCAAAAACGGCTCCATAAAAGCCGCGCCCGGACAGAAAATAAACGCCGGTGAAACCCTCGGTCAGGTCGGCCAATCCGGATTTGCAGAATTCCCGCATCTACACTTCACCGTAATCTGGGAAGGCAGCCATATCGACCCCTTCACCGGCATGACCAAAGAAGATGGCTGCGGCAAATTTAAACAAAGCCTGTGGAACAAGGAAATCCCATACGCACCATACGCCTTATTCAACGGTGGTTTTGCAGAAAATGTACCCGATTTCAAAACCCTCAATGAAACCGGAACCCGGCCACAAGAACCAACCCTGACCAGCAAAGCCTTTGTCTTTTGGATCAGTCTGTATCAAATGCAAAAAGGTGATCAAATCACGCTCAAAGTCTTGGACCCCGATGGAAAAACCTTCATCCACCGTGAAATAACGCAAGACACAAACCGTGCCCGCCAACATTACTACACAGGCAGAAAGCTCAAGGACCACAGCCTGAAACCGGGCACATACACCGCTACCGCCACGCTCAAAACCGAAGGTTACGAAACCTACACGCAAGATTTTAAAACAACAATTAAATAA
- a CDS encoding methyltransferase has product MNVSKTKEIANSAQTRDEDLHNLTMIFGGHIYFQTLYAAIKLDLFSMLADKGPMSQEEIAEALSIESKPARILLLGLSSIRLLKKDGDQYSNMAISDELLCKKSPRNLNKIIEWEHEIVYQGMFYFYESIKANKNLGLEVFKGNEKTLYERLAHVEEKNQIFQDAMHQISVQANADLVQHVDFSNIGYLVDVGGGDGTNLMQIADSFPHIRGAVFDLSSVCPITEKNLKDKGYSNRIEAISGDCFQDAFPEGADCFLFSHFMTIWSEEKDRTLFQKAYDALDDGGKVMIFNQMQDNDRQGPLFASIGSPYFLTIATGEGMLYTWQEYEDWMKDAGFQDIQSYELPRNHGVIIGTK; this is encoded by the coding sequence ATGAACGTTTCCAAAACAAAAGAGATTGCGAACAGCGCGCAGACGCGCGATGAAGATCTTCACAATTTAACAATGATTTTCGGTGGACACATTTATTTTCAGACGCTATATGCGGCTATTAAGCTGGATCTTTTCAGCATGCTTGCTGACAAAGGGCCAATGAGTCAGGAAGAGATCGCCGAAGCCTTGAGCATTGAATCAAAGCCAGCGCGCATTTTGTTGTTGGGGCTGTCCTCTATCAGGCTTCTAAAAAAAGACGGCGACCAATATTCCAATATGGCTATTTCCGACGAGCTTTTATGCAAAAAATCCCCACGGAACCTGAATAAGATTATTGAATGGGAACACGAAATTGTTTATCAGGGCATGTTTTATTTTTATGAGTCCATTAAGGCCAATAAGAATTTGGGACTCGAGGTTTTTAAAGGAAACGAAAAAACGCTGTATGAGCGCCTTGCGCATGTCGAGGAGAAAAACCAGATTTTCCAGGACGCGATGCATCAAATCTCCGTACAGGCAAACGCCGATCTTGTCCAACATGTAGATTTTTCCAATATCGGTTACCTTGTGGATGTCGGCGGCGGCGACGGAACCAACCTGATGCAAATCGCCGATAGTTTCCCGCACATCCGCGGGGCGGTTTTTGATTTGTCTTCTGTTTGCCCGATCACAGAAAAGAATCTAAAGGATAAAGGATACAGTAACCGTATTGAGGCAATTTCAGGAGATTGTTTTCAAGACGCGTTTCCTGAAGGCGCCGATTGTTTCCTGTTCTCCCATTTCATGACGATATGGTCGGAGGAGAAAGACCGCACATTGTTCCAAAAAGCCTACGACGCGCTTGATGACGGTGGAAAGGTTATGATTTTCAACCAAATGCAGGATAATGATCGCCAGGGACCGTTATTCGCTTCTATCGGCTCGCCCTACTTCCTGACAATCGCGACAGGCGAAGGGATGCTCTATACGTGGCAGGAATATGAAGACTGGATGAAAGATGCCGGTTTCCAGGATATTCAAAGCTATGAACTGCCCAGAAATCACGGCGTTATTATTGGCACGAAATGA
- a CDS encoding winged helix-turn-helix domain-containing protein has protein sequence MAEKLPILIADSQAVSRAAIQRALTCYEGVCVVDVCAPEDVMDNEAVAERCIALGTEAAAILGSRARVHMAKPLRMGALLDRLIRMGKVDTGRGGEDLLHFSGWILDVAHSALRKEGVAEREVRLTEKELSMLRILHEHTDRSVSREVLLDRVWGYVDGVETHTLETHIYRLRQKIEDDPAMPRILLTTEAGYQLNSGKPAR, from the coding sequence ATGGCTGAGAAATTGCCGATTTTGATTGCTGATTCACAGGCTGTGAGCCGTGCTGCAATCCAGAGGGCGCTTACTTGTTATGAGGGCGTTTGCGTCGTCGATGTTTGTGCGCCTGAGGATGTGATGGATAATGAAGCTGTTGCTGAGCGTTGTATTGCGCTGGGGACGGAAGCGGCGGCGATTCTTGGTTCGCGGGCGCGGGTACATATGGCCAAACCGTTGCGGATGGGCGCGTTGCTTGATCGGCTTATACGGATGGGAAAGGTCGACACGGGGCGCGGCGGTGAGGATCTTTTGCATTTTTCGGGTTGGATTTTGGATGTTGCTCATAGTGCTTTGCGTAAAGAAGGGGTGGCAGAAAGGGAAGTTCGTTTGACAGAAAAGGAGCTTTCTATGCTGCGTATTTTACATGAACATACCGACCGGTCGGTATCTCGAGAGGTCTTGTTAGATAGGGTTTGGGGGTATGTGGACGGTGTTGAGACCCATACGTTAGAGACTCATATTTATAGGCTTCGGCAGAAAATTGAGGATGATCCGGCTATGCCGAGAATTTTATTAACCACAGAGGCAGGTTATCAGCTTAATAGCGGGAAGCCAGCACGTTAG